The Xenorhabdus doucetiae genome has a window encoding:
- the cysS gene encoding cysteine--tRNA ligase, whose product MLKIFNTLSRQKEEFKPIHEGKVGMYVCGITIYDLCHIGHGRTFVAFDAIARYLRYLGYDLTYVRNVTDVDDKIIKRAIENNESCDDLTARMLAEMHSDFDALNILRPDLEPHATQHIPEIIEITEELIERGHAYVAANGDVMFSIETNPDYGLLSRQDLEQLQAGARVEVADVKRNPMDFVLWKMSKPGEPSWESPWGAGRPGWHIECSAMNGKTLGHHFDIHGGGSDLMFPHHENEIAQSTCAHDGPYVNYWMHSGMVMVDKEKMSKSLNNFFTIRDVLEYYDAETVRYFLLSGHYRSQLNYTEENLKQARTSLERLYTSLRGTDKSVQPAGGEAFTARFVAAMNDDFNTPEAYSVLFDMVRELNRLKTEDMAAANGLAAELRNLAGILGLLEQDPEHFLQGGAQAEDDVAQIEALIKQRNDARKNKEWALADAARDQLNEMGIELEDGPQGTTWRRK is encoded by the coding sequence ATGCTAAAAATTTTCAACACTCTCAGCCGTCAAAAAGAAGAATTTAAGCCGATTCACGAAGGAAAAGTGGGCATGTACGTGTGTGGCATTACCATTTATGACTTGTGTCATATCGGTCATGGCAGAACATTTGTGGCATTTGACGCGATTGCGCGTTACCTGCGTTATTTGGGATACGATTTGACCTACGTCCGTAACGTGACTGACGTGGATGACAAAATTATCAAGCGCGCGATCGAAAATAATGAAAGCTGTGACGATTTGACCGCCCGCATGTTGGCGGAAATGCACAGCGACTTTGATGCCTTGAATATCTTGCGCCCAGATTTAGAGCCTCATGCAACACAACATATCCCAGAGATCATTGAGATCACAGAAGAACTGATTGAACGCGGGCACGCTTATGTTGCCGCTAATGGCGATGTGATGTTCTCCATTGAGACTAATCCTGATTATGGCCTGCTTTCCCGCCAGGATTTGGAACAATTGCAGGCTGGTGCCCGTGTTGAAGTGGCCGATGTCAAACGTAACCCAATGGATTTTGTTTTATGGAAAATGTCCAAACCCGGTGAACCTAGCTGGGAATCTCCGTGGGGAGCAGGCCGTCCGGGTTGGCATATTGAATGTTCCGCCATGAACGGCAAGACGCTGGGTCACCACTTTGATATCCACGGTGGCGGTTCTGATTTGATGTTCCCGCATCATGAAAATGAGATTGCCCAATCCACCTGTGCCCATGACGGCCCTTACGTCAATTATTGGATGCACTCCGGCATGGTGATGGTGGATAAAGAGAAGATGTCCAAGTCATTGAACAACTTCTTTACCATCCGTGACGTGCTGGAATATTACGATGCTGAGACCGTGCGCTATTTCTTGTTATCTGGGCACTATCGCAGCCAGTTGAATTACACAGAAGAAAATTTGAAACAGGCACGAACTTCCCTTGAGCGTCTGTATACTTCCTTGCGTGGAACGGATAAATCGGTGCAACCTGCGGGCGGAGAAGCATTCACCGCCCGTTTCGTTGCAGCCATGAATGATGATTTCAACACACCGGAAGCGTATTCAGTCTTGTTTGATATGGTGCGTGAGCTTAATCGTCTGAAAACAGAAGACATGGCGGCGGCTAACGGTCTGGCGGCCGAACTGCGTAACTTGGCGGGAATTCTCGGTCTGCTGGAACAAGATCCAGAACACTTTTTGCAAGGCGGGGCACAGGCGGAAGACGATGTGGCTCAAATCGAAGCGCTGATTAAACAGCGTAACGATGCGCGTAAAAATAAAGAGTGGGCATTGGCTGATGCGGCACGTGACCAGTTGAATGAAATGGGCATTGAGTTGGAAGATGGCCCACAAGGTACAACATGGCGCCGTAAATAA
- the sra gene encoding stationary-phase-induced ribosome-associated protein: MLSNRAARRLLGLPYKLSHSKRRVTISLLNLASSDSTHQVPEPLSHSSFVAMKRDAVSGKVTYHAGNAFYPEHTKTHQ, from the coding sequence ATGTTAAGTAATAGAGCTGCAAGAAGGTTGTTGGGTTTGCCTTATAAATTAAGTCATTCTAAACGCAGAGTGACAATTTCTCTTCTCAATCTTGCTTCCAGTGATAGCACACATCAAGTCCCTGAGCCTCTAAGTCATTCTTCTTTTGTTGCCATGAAACGGGACGCGGTTTCTGGCAAAGTCACGTATCACGCTGGAAATGCTTTCTATCCTGAGCATACAAAGACTCATCAATAA
- the ybcJ gene encoding ribosome-associated protein YbcJ: MEIFYLDGHPHVELCDLLKFQGWCESGAAAKAVIAEGLVQVDHQPETRKRCKIIAGKVVTFNGDSVRVEE; this comes from the coding sequence ATGGAAATTTTTTATTTAGACGGCCACCCTCATGTCGAATTGTGTGATTTGCTCAAGTTTCAGGGATGGTGTGAAAGTGGAGCAGCGGCGAAAGCGGTGATTGCAGAAGGTTTGGTGCAGGTTGATCATCAACCCGAAACCCGTAAACGTTGCAAAATTATCGCCGGTAAAGTTGTAACGTTTAATGGTGATTCCGTTCGCGTTGAAGAATAA
- the folD gene encoding bifunctional methylenetetrahydrofolate dehydrogenase/methenyltetrahydrofolate cyclohydrolase FolD gives MSAKIIDGKTIAQTIRSEVAEKVRQRVAAGKRAPGLAVVLVGENPASQIYVASKRRACEEVGFMSRSYDLPDTTSEAELLSLIDDLNADAQIDGILVQLPLPAGIDNVKVLERIRPDKDVDGFHPYNIGRLCQRAPRLRPCTPRGIVTLLERCNINTYGLNAVIIGASNIVGRPMSLELLLAGCTTTVTHRFTKNLRQHVEQADLLVVAVGKPNFIPGEWIKPGAIVIDVGINRLENGKVIGDVDFDKASERASWISPVPGGVGPMTVATLIQNTLQACEEYHDVDTTEGY, from the coding sequence ATGTCAGCAAAAATTATTGATGGGAAAACGATTGCGCAGACAATCAGAAGCGAAGTTGCAGAAAAAGTCCGGCAGCGCGTTGCCGCCGGAAAACGAGCGCCGGGTCTTGCAGTTGTTTTGGTGGGAGAAAACCCTGCTTCTCAAATTTATGTCGCCAGCAAACGCCGCGCTTGTGAAGAAGTCGGGTTTATGTCCCGCTCTTATGACCTGCCTGATACGACCAGCGAAGCTGAGTTACTCTCTCTGATAGATGACCTGAACGCCGATGCGCAAATCGATGGTATTTTGGTTCAACTCCCTTTACCTGCCGGCATTGATAATGTCAAAGTACTGGAACGCATTCGTCCCGATAAGGATGTGGATGGCTTCCATCCTTATAATATCGGCCGCCTGTGTCAACGCGCCCCAAGATTGCGCCCTTGTACTCCCCGTGGGATTGTGACCCTGCTTGAACGCTGCAATATCAATACCTATGGGCTGAATGCAGTGATTATCGGTGCCTCCAATATCGTTGGCCGTCCGATGAGCCTTGAATTGTTGTTGGCAGGTTGTACAACGACAGTCACGCATCGTTTTACCAAAAACTTACGCCAGCATGTGGAACAGGCTGATTTACTGGTTGTTGCTGTCGGTAAGCCGAATTTTATTCCTGGCGAGTGGATTAAGCCTGGCGCAATCGTGATTGATGTCGGCATCAACCGGCTGGAAAATGGCAAAGTCATTGGTGATGTGGATTTCGATAAAGCGTCTGAACGCGCAAGTTGGATCTCCCCGGTGCCCGGTGGTGTCGGCCCAATGACCGTTGCAACTTTGATTCAAAATACCTTGCAAGCCTGCGAGGAATATCATGATGTAGATACAACTGAAGGTTATTGA
- a CDS encoding helix-turn-helix transcriptional regulator — MAIRYIKREEMQKLTGKSKTTLWRMYAKRNEFPKPERTAGGTFLGWPEEVYEAWVREKKL; from the coding sequence GTGGCCATAAGGTATATCAAACGCGAAGAAATGCAAAAACTAACAGGGAAAAGCAAAACGACACTTTGGCGAATGTATGCAAAAAGGAATGAATTCCCTAAACCAGAGAGAACGGCAGGAGGGACTTTTCTTGGGTGGCCTGAAGAGGTTTATGAGGCTTGGGTGAGAGAAAAGAAGTTATAG